CCAATACTAAACACACCAGCCTTATCTGTCAAATGTCCACGCATTGCATACTCGGGTGCCAAATAGCCTTTGCAATGCAAGATAATCAAATGGTTGTACAATGTTTCTTGAGATCATTAGTCGCATTGTTAACATGATGTGTATTAAAATTTCATGCAAGTATAAGTGTGTGTGGCTATAATATATGTAACCTATGGAAAAACAATGAAGGATGGCTTACATTATCCTTGCAACCTGGGTGCTGATGTGGGTTTTCTTGTCATCATAAAGCTTTGGCAattcaaaatttgatatttttgggGGGAGTTTTGCATCGAGCAAAATATTAATGGCTTTGACATCTTGATGTACAATCCTTGGCCTTGACTCCTCATGGAGGTAAGCAAGTCTTCTTGCTGTTCCCAACAATATATTGAATCAAGTAGGCCAGCCAAGGTGCAAGTTACTTGTCTTTGAAATATTAGTGAACACATCCAATCAAAATCAAGGCTCAATTTATTGACCCAAAAAGGCCTTATTAAATTATCTGAATTCTCTGAACACAGTCTTAAATTTTAGTGGTGGGATCTCCATCCAGTGGTGGTGGTTCATGAACATATCTATAAACATTGTGTATGAATAAGTAGGATATACATCGATCTGCTAAGGTGTATTCAAATCTGGCATGCCAGTCCCCTGCCCACTACCAAAAGCCAAAGCTAAAGTAcaattagaattaattattaaaatgtgTATTATATAAAaggaaagggtccaaaacaagtACAAGGGTGCACAAAGGGGTAAAAGGAGCATGTGAAAATCAGTTCTCAATATTTATCACCTTCCTTCTCCTCTAATGTTAGCTAGCAGTGATTTGAGTGACGTTTACAGAAACACCACTTGCATTGCTGCCTCCCGACTGATAGTTGAGGCGAACATTACTACCCTTGGATGAAGTTGATGGGGTATCAACCTCCACCAAAAATCTACTTGTTAACGATGTTGTTACATCTTTAAAATCATAATCTGTCAAATAGCTTGGCTTCAATATGACAGTGCCTATGTCAATGTCTCCAAAGAGCATTGCAACCACGCGTGACATAGATGGCCGTGCCATCGGTGATCCCTGTGTGCACATGAGAGCTACTCTTATCAATCTAGTTGCTTCGGTTTCATCAAACTCTGTCAATCTTGGATCTACCAGCCCCAGAGTTTGGTCGTTTTCATGTAGAGTCCATACCTAAAAAAACATCATGCCACGGTCAAAGGAACGTATAAATAAGTTCTTCACAATAATGCCAAAATGAAGCTAAGCAAAAGCAATTCCTACCCATTCAAGAAGATAAATCTTTTCTGGATCCAAGTTATTGTAAGAGTTTGGTCTTCCGCTGAGGATCTCCAAAACAACGACTCCAAAACCAAACACATCGGCCTTCTCTGTCAAATGTCCAAACAATGCATACTCTGGTGCCAAATAGCCTCTACAATGCAAGATAATCAAATGGTTGCACGATGTTTCTTGAGATCATTAGTGGCATTATTAACATGATGTGTCTTATAATTTCATGCAAGTATAAATGTGTGTGGCTATAATATATGTAACCTATGGAAAAACAATAAAGGATGGCTTACATTGTCCCTGCAACCCGAGTGCTGATGTGGGTTTTCTTGTCATCATAAAGCTTTGCCAAtccaaaatctgatatttttggGGAGAGTTCTGCATCGAGCAAAATATTACTAGCTTTGACATCTCGATGTACAACCCTTGGCCTTGACTCCTCATGAAGGTAAGCAAGTCCTCTTGCTGTTCCTAACAATATATTGAATCGAGTAGGCCAGTCAAGGTGCAAGTTACTTGTTCCTGAAATATTAGTGAACACATCCAATCAGAAACATTTCTTAACAATTTTAGAGTGCTTGAAATTGCAaacaatgttgtttttgtgcaaCCTAAAGGTAGATAGGTTTGTACCAAAAAGTGCCTGATCAAGGCTCTTGTTTTCAAGATACTCATAAACCAAAATGTGGTGGCTGCCTTCAATGCAGCATCCATACAATTTCACTAAATTTCGATGTTGCACAGCAGATATGGTAGCAATTTCAGATACAAATTGCCTCTTCCCTTGGTGAGATGATACTGAAAGTTGCTTCACAGCCACTACTCTACCATCAGAAAGTGTACCCTACAATGTACACAGAAAGACAATTTCGTGACgtgaaaggaaagaaaacaaaagctattttcttctcttgctctctctcctttctcttgtCATTACTTCAAGTACATGATATTGATGTAATACGAATTTCACCTTATAAACGGGGCCATATCCTCCCTCTCCTAGCTTATTTGAAGGATTAAAATCTTCAGTTGCAGCTCTCAATTCAGCATAACTGAAAGTATATGGCCGGGGGCCTAATCCTAGAATATCTGCACATTCACAAAACAGTATGACGTAAGTTTTACTTTCGTGAAAGCATTCTTACTTCTGTGTGTTAATGTCAGAGCAGAGAAACTTGAATTGGGTACCAGTAATGATATGTTCGTTTaccttcatcatcttctttttctgattttttcctCCTCATATATAGAATCGCAAATATTAATAGCAAGCTCACAACTCCAACAAGAACTGCAATACCAACTGTCAACCCAGTCTTGCTCTTCTTTGTAAAATTCTTCTTTGTAAAATCTACGTGATAAAACAGACGAATTCTTCAATGTCAATTAACAgcagaaaaatacatttaaacCACTCACAAGAAATCTTTATAAGTTGACACATACTATACCTGAAGTAGCATGGATAGCTGCTATTAGTGGGCAACAAGCCCCTTTACCAGCCCAGAACAGATGAATTTCAAGATAATTCTCTGACACGTTAACATTAAATTTTCTCACAACTGCTCGGTTAACACCACCTGCCTCCTTCGATATGTCAAAGTCCTTCATCCTGCAGGTACCCTAGCAACCAAATGAAGAGGTAGGTGATAATTCTAGTCTCCTTTAAATCACTGTCTTTAGTTAATGTAGCTTAAAACATCGAAAACCTGTCCAATGAGGTGTTTACTTCAAATAAGTTAAGAATTTTTATTCTATAAGCAATCTTACCTGAATATAGATATCAAATACACGCCGTCCTAGACTTTGCCAAGTATGCGAATTCCAACTTTCATAAACCGTCTCTGCAAAGTGCAATGTTACAGTGTAGGGCCCATTCACAAGGCCCAGGCCATGGTATCTCAGTGATCCTGTGGACATTCTTGAAGTCTGGTAAAGCGCCGGGGTCACATCTGTTCCGGTGACTTGTGCAAGGGTCTTGTGCACCGATGCGGGGGGGTCTTCGTTAGAAAACGAACCGACATTGCTGACAGCCCAATTCTCTGTACTGGATACACTGAATGTTGCTGGACCAAGATTTGAGTATTCACTCTCATACACTATGCCGTCACTTCCCGTCATTTGCTGTCCACCACAGTTGATTGAGAAGCTTGCTGTAATACCAGAATCTACCCATGATTAGCGATGAAACTTCAAATTGAAGACTCAGACTAATGTTCTTCAGTCACATATTTCTAACCAGTTATGCGTATTACTGAACTTATGGAAACATGCTTGCTAtctatatccatatgtatacatAACTAAAGAAGCAATGCCTTTTCCTCTAACAAGACGCTGCGTTAAAATAGTAAATGATGGGTGACATAAGAGCAGATTACATCGTGGGGTATTTCGATTGCATGGAAAATTTCTCTGGAGGCAATTCAATCCAGGAAGACTGCAAACACAGAGAAAAATTATTAGTTATCCAAATAGAAACATGTAGTGGGAGAGTAGTGATTGTATTGCTTGTCTAAAAAACGAGTAAGAGAAACTTCAACCCACGTTATGTTTGAACTGTCAAATGTGAAGTTGTTGACCACTAAGTTCCTGCATAAAATCATTAATCAATCAACATATGAAGAACTATATctttatcaaatgaaaattcCATGTACAGGATCAAAACTTAGTAAGCAGGCAAGTAGCACTGAGAAAACGAATCTCAACGATAATTTTTTGTCCGAACATGTTCTGGTGATTTAAACTATAAAATGAACATGAAAGATAAAAGGAAACGTACAGTTGCGATGTTTTGTTCCCCCACTCGGGAAAGCTACCTGATAAAAAATTGTAAGACAAATCTCTGCAAATAACAAAATAGAATCAAAAGACACAAAATGCATGAAAGTTATTAAGAACTTGTGTAAGATAGGATTAGAATGCTTACGATTATACACAAACACATACATGCACCGTGCATTCTATATGACTACTTTAAGAAACGAGGACTTACATAGTCTGAAGTCCATCGCTCTTTTGGCtcggaagagatccggagagacTATTGTTTCCAAGAAACCTGGCCATTTCGATTATAGTAGAAGGcacccagaaaagaaaaagagatgaaCAAACAAAAGGTCAGATGTGCACAAAAGGTCAGATCTTCAATCAAAGTAGGGAATGCTGAAGATTTGATAACTTATGTATGATAAggcaagaaaaaaataataataaagacgGGGATTACAAGGATTTAAGAGAACTCAAGTTAAACAAAGAACTTGGGAGTTGGCCTGTCAAATTGTTGAAACTCAGATCCCTGCAACACCAACGATAAGTTGAGAAGAGCAATCAGGATGAAAGAAAACTAATTGGTCTCGTTGGGACTCAAGCTTATATTTGCTGGTACGTACAGTGTCTGTAGACTTTGATATTCTCCAATATCATATAGGATGGTACCAGTGATTAATGTGTTTCGTAGGTTTCTGTattccaaaaacataaaatttgataaaagtAGATGGAGTAAGATATCAAATTTGATGAAAGTATCTGGATCGATGAGAATCTTCACTTACAATTCAGTcaagtttttcatattttttatgaaatccAGAGAAGAGCTCCCATTGTATATATCACCTATTCGCCTACATCATTATATGCAAAATAAACTGAAATCCCGTCTtcggagaaagagagagaattacAATTTACTTACAGATACTTCAATGAGATCAGTTGAGAAAAGCTGGTTGGTATTGGGCCTTCGAAAGAGTTCCCTCGAAATCTCCTACAGAAACATATAAGAAGCTTGTGAACAAATTATCCATCTCTGGTCTGCTTTCATAAACTGCAAAAGATCAAAGGTTTCTCTACTTACAAAGAAGTGAGTTGTGTCCAATTCCCTATGAAATCAGGTATCTTTCCTGAGAAAGGATTGTCCGATGCCCAGCTAAAATTCAAAAAGTTGACTTATACTAAGCTCATCCAAGAAAAGGAATCTCAAAGTACTGGATAAACGAACAAATCTAAAATACGATTTAAGAGCCGTTCTTACAGGGCTTGCATCTTGGTGAAAATCATAAGGCAACTGATTAATACCCATTTCATACGATAAAGTGCAATTTTTGCTCATCCGTAAGGAATTAACGAAGCACTTACAGTTGCTCGAGCTTGACTAAATTACCAAGTTCTGGAGGGAGTGTTCCGGAGAAATTATTTGCTCCGATGTCCCTGCAAGTCATGTTGAACGGGCAAACACTTACTTGAAAGCAATTATTGAAGAGTGATAGAAGGTTGTGTTGAATTGTAAGTCTATAGCTGATTAGGAAATAAGCTGTGAATCAAATTTATGTATTCACTTGAGTTTAAAATACCAAGTGTGCAGCTCTAATGTAGTAAGGCAAATAATGCCAGGTGTAATGATCCTAGCAACTAGCTAGATGTAAGGCTGAGATTGTTTTGTGAAGAGAGAGAATCCACCTTGGATTCCAACGGTTATGTAAA
This genomic stretch from Pyrus communis chromosome 2, drPyrComm1.1, whole genome shotgun sequence harbors:
- the LOC137724514 gene encoding probable LRR receptor-like serine/threonine-protein kinase At1g56140; the protein is MVCFLHAMHDSASRNTSVGSLNSRRRGEQVLHMYNMKIKLMMRILLLCFLSCFWFQLSSAQNATTDPSEVRALNSIFEQWDTQAVPGQWNISGEPCSGSAINGTDIFSPSINPAIVCNCSYDNNATCHITNLKVYALNKRGVFPEEFVALRYLTYLRIDQNYFTGPLPAFIGNMSALTHLYIDTNSFSGPIPKELGNLKELTVLNIGSNNFSGTLPPELGNLVKLKELRINQNYFTGPLPAFIGNMSALTGLYIQFNPFSGPIPKELGNLKELTVLDIGANNFSGTLPPELGNLVKLEQLWASDNPFSGKIPDFIGNWTQLTSLRFRGNSFEGPIPTSFSQLISLKYLRIGDIYNGSSSLDFIKNMKNLTELNLRNTLITGTILYDIGEYQSLQTLDLSFNNLTGQLPSSLFNLSSLKSLFLGNNSLSGSLPSQKSDGLQTIDLSYNFLSGSFPEWGNKTSQLNLVVNNFTFDSSNITLPGLNCLQRNFPCNRNTPRSSFSINCGGQQMTGSDGIVYESEYSNLGPATFSVSSTENWAVSNVGSFSNEDPPASVHKTLAQVTGTDVTPALYQTSRMSTGSLRYHGLGLVNGPYTVTLHFAETVYESWNSHTWQSLGRRVFDIYIQGTCRMKDFDISKEAGGVNRAVVRKFNVNVSENYLEIHLFWAGKGACCPLIAAIHATSDFTKKNFTKKSKTGLTVGIAVLVGVVSLLLIFAILYMRRKKSEKEDDEDILGLGPRPYTFSYAELRAATEDFNPSNKLGEGGYGPVYKGTLSDGRVVAVKQLSVSSHQGKRQFVSEIATISAVQHRNLVKLYGCCIEGSHHILVYEYLENKSLDQALFGTSNLHLDWPTRFNILLGTARGLAYLHEESRPRVVHRDVKASNILLDAELSPKISDFGLAKLYDDKKTHISTRVAGTIGYLAPEYALFGHLTEKADVFGFGVVVLEILSGRPNSYNNLDPEKIYLLEWVWTLHENDQTLGLVDPRLTEFDETEATRLIRVALMCTQGSPMARPSMSRVVAMLFGDIDIGTVILKPSYLTDYDFKDVTTSLTSRFLVEVDTPSTSSKGSNVRLNYQSGGSNASGVSVNVTQITAS